A genomic segment from Aspergillus chevalieri M1 DNA, chromosome 7, nearly complete sequence encodes:
- the COX23 gene encoding mitochondrial copper homeostasis protein (COG:O;~EggNog:ENOG410PQT9;~InterPro:IPR009069), with protein MALNENDQGQALPVDDANKTERKFSHKSASEYYDPCQDFADRSLKCMRRNGFDKEMCGDYFQAYRDCKKTWMTQRRFGSSGQK; from the exons ATGGCTTTGAATGAGAATGATCAGGGGCAGGCTTTGCCGGTTGATGATGCCAATAAGACGGAGAGGAAGTTTTCTCA CAAGAGTGCCAGCGAGTACTATGACCCATGCCAGGACTTTGCGGACCGGAGTCTCAAGTGTATGAGACGGAATGGTTTTGATAAGGAGATGTGTGGTGATTACTTCCA AGCTTATCGAGATTGTAAGAAAACTTGG ATGACGCAGAGAAGATTCGGTTCCTCTGGTCAGAAGTAA